The nucleotide sequence CCCATCCCAGCGGGAAGCAAGCTCGGCCCCTATGAGATCCAGTCTGCCGCCGGCGCCGGCGGCATGGGCGAGGTCTATCGCGCGAAGGATACGCGGCTCGACCGCATCGTCGCCATCAAAGTGCTGCCTGGGCATCTCTCGCAAGACGCCGCGCTGCGCGAACGCTTCGAGCGCGAAGCGCGCGCCATCTCCGCGCTCTCGCATCCCGGCATCTGCACGCTGCACGACGTGGGCAGCCAGGATGGCGTCGATTTCCTGGTGATGGAGTTCCTCGAAGGCGAGACGCTGGAGCAGCGCATCGCGAAAGGACCCATGCCGGCGGCGGACATCCTGCGCATCGGCGTGGAGGTCGCCGACGCGCTCGAGAAGGCGCATCGCCAGGGCATCATCCACCGTGACCTCAAGCCCGGCAACATCATGCTCACCAAGCTGGGCGCCAAGCTGATGGATTTCGGGCTCGCCAAGCGCGGCGACCAGAACACGCTCGCCTCCGCGCTCACCGAGATGACGGTGAGTCAGAAGAAGCTGACCAGCGAAGGCTCGATCGTGGGGACGTTCCAATACATGGCGCCGGAGCAGCTTGAAGGCGCGGAGGCCGACCAGCGCACCGACATCTTTGCGTTTGGCGAGATCCTCTACGAGATGGCCACCGGCCAGCCGCCATTCAAGGGCAGGACGAAGGCCAGCCTGATCGCGAGCATCCTTTCGTCGGAGCCGGCTTCGATCGTGACGCTGCAGCCGCTCACGCCGCCCGGACTCGACCGCATCGTGCGCATCTGCCTGGCCAAGGATCCGGACGAGCGTTTCCAGACGGCGCACGACCTCAAGCTGCAACTGCAATGGCTGGCGGAGGGCGGGTCGCTGGCGGGCGTCCCCGCGCCGGTGGCGCACCGCCGCAAACATCGCGAGACCCTGGCGTGGGTGATGGCAGGCGCGCTGCTGGCAGTGAGCGCGGCCTCGGCATTCTTTATCTGGCGGCTGCTGTCGGCGCCGGCGCAGGTGCTACGCACGACGATACTTCCGCCGGAGAAGAGCAACCTGCTGGCCATCGGCATTGGCGCGGCGCCGGCAGCGATCTCGCCTGACGGAAAGCACGTGGTCTATGGCGCGATGGGGCCAGACGGGCACTTGGGCCTGTGGCTCCAGCATCTGGACGCGCCCACGCCGCAGCCGTTGGCGGGCACCGAGGGCGGGTTCTATCCGTTCTGGTCGCCGGACTCGCGCTTCGTCGCTTTCTTCGCCGGCAATTCACTGCGCAAGATCGATATCACGGGCGGTCCGCCGCAGACGCTGTGCGATGCCAACCAGGGACGCGGCGGCGACTGGAGCCGCGACAACGTGATCCTCTTCGGATTGCGCGAGGGTGGCGGCCTGATGCGCGTGCCCGCCGCCGGCGGCGTGCCGGTGGAAGTGACGAAACTCGACCGCAGCAAGGGCGAGGGAACGCATCGCTGGCCGGAGTTCCTGCCCGATGGGCAGAGGTTCCTCTACATGTCCGGTCCCAACGGCAACGACACCAACTCGAACGTGGTGATGGTGGGCTCGCTCGACGGCAAGGAGAAGCGACAACTGTTGGGCGCCAGCTCGAACACGCAGTACGCCAGCGGTTACCTGCTTTATCGCCGCGACAGCACGCTGATGGCGCAGCCCTTCGATCCGAAGAAGGCGGACTTCACCGGTGATCCGGTGCCGCTGGTGGAGCAGATACGCTTCGATGGCGGGGTGAGCCGCGCGGTGTTCAGCGCGTCAGAGAATGGGATGCTGGTGTTCCAATCAGGCGCGTCCTCCTCCGGCTCGCGGCTTACCTGGTTCACGCACGCGGGCAAGCCGGATGGCTTTCTCGGCGAATCGGTGCTGGCGTACAACGTGGCGCTCTCGCCCGACGGCCGCCGCGCGGCGACCACGCTGGTGCTGGGCGGAGGCGCGAATACCGACGTGTGGATGTACGACGTGGCCCGCGGCATCCGCACCCGCTTTACTTTCAGCCCGGACCGCGATTTCCTCCCCGTGTTCTCGCCGGACGGCAAGCAGCTCGCTTACGGCGACGATACCGGCAGCGGCTTCATCATCCAGATAAAGCCGGCAGATGGCTCCGCTCCCGAGCAGGCACTGACGAAGAAGAGCAAGCTCGATCTCGCGCCGCTCGATTGGTCGCACGACGGCCTCTACCTGCTCTGCATCGGCCGCGAGAAAACGGCGCTCGACATCTGGGCCGTCCCGCTGGGCGGCGACCGCACGCCCTTCCCCGTGCTGCAAGACCAGTTCACGAAAGACAATCCGCAGTTCTCTCCCGACGGCCACTGGATCGCCTACCAATCGAACGAGTCTGGCCGCGACGAGATCTACATCGCGCCCTTCCCCGGACCGGGAGCGAAGTTCCAGGCTTCCA is from Acidobacteriota bacterium and encodes:
- a CDS encoding protein kinase produces the protein MPAGSKLGPYEIQSAAGAGGMGEVYRAKDTRLDRIVAIKVLPGHLSQDAALRERFEREARAISALSHPGICTLHDVGSQDGVDFLVMEFLEGETLEQRIAKGPMPAADILRIGVEVADALEKAHRQGIIHRDLKPGNIMLTKLGAKLMDFGLAKRGDQNTLASALTEMTVSQKKLTSEGSIVGTFQYMAPEQLEGAEADQRTDIFAFGEILYEMATGQPPFKGRTKASLIASILSSEPASIVTLQPLTPPGLDRIVRICLAKDPDERFQTAHDLKLQLQWLAEGGSLAGVPAPVAHRRKHRETLAWVMAGALLAVSAASAFFIWRLLSAPAQVLRTTILPPEKSNLLAIGIGAAPAAISPDGKHVVYGAMGPDGHLGLWLQHLDAPTPQPLAGTEGGFYPFWSPDSRFVAFFAGNSLRKIDITGGPPQTLCDANQGRGGDWSRDNVILFGLREGGGLMRVPAAGGVPVEVTKLDRSKGEGTHRWPEFLPDGQRFLYMSGPNGNDTNSNVVMVGSLDGKEKRQLLGASSNTQYASGYLLYRRDSTLMAQPFDPKKADFTGDPVPLVEQIRFDGGVSRAVFSASENGMLVFQSGASSSGSRLTWFTHAGKPDGFLGESVLAYNVALSPDGRRAATTLVLGGGANTDVWMYDVARGIRTRFTFSPDRDFLPVFSPDGKQLAYGDDTGSGFIIQIKPADGSAPEQALTKKSKLDLAPLDWSHDGLYLLCIGREKTALDIWAVPLGGDRTPFPVLQDQFTKDNPQFSPDGHWIAYQSNESGRDEIYIAPFPGPGAKFQASTEGGRIPKWRKDGKELYYMSIDQKLVAVPITLGAATVQAGAPQGLFAIRVPPVRATYAVSGDGRFLVNSVGDTTDTVPISLFTNWPATLRK